The following proteins are encoded in a genomic region of Cryptomeria japonica chromosome 11, Sugi_1.0, whole genome shotgun sequence:
- the LOC131051334 gene encoding BTB/POZ domain-containing protein At1g30440, with product MACMKLGSKTDGFQRKGQAWFCTTGLPSDILIEVGEMSFHLHKFPLLSRSGKLERLIEEFSDDEEEGCAIKLHDIPGGPNAFELAAKFCYGVKVELTAANVVFLRCAAEHLEMTEEYGEGNLVSQTEVFLNQVVLRSWKDSIKALQSCEDVLPQAEGLNIVKRCVDSVATKACTDPNLFGWPMMEHGAMQSPGGSVLWNGISTGARPKNASSDWWFEDVTGLSLQLYKRLISAMEARGIKPENISGSLTLYAKRYLPGLNRRQGVRENSSRFSAISLSSTPSEDDQRFLLESIEAMLPMQKGVASTRFLFGLLRTAMILNANAACKSNLEKRIGMQLDKASLEDLLVPNYSYAVETLYDVDCIHRILDHFLVLDQASEDASPCSIDDGQLIGSPSLTPITMVAKLMDGYLAEVAPDVNLKLPKFQSLAAALPDYARPLDDGLYRAIDIYLKAHHWLTDSEREQLCRLMDCQKLSLEACTHAAQNERLPLRVVVQVLFFEQLQLRTSIAGCFLVSDNLDTSRALRHNVPISNEGAIQPSAMRGEGWANAVRENQVLKVGMDNMRLRVSELEKECSSMKQEIQKLGKGKGPWNSVSKMFGFRIKSQFCTTQEAAISSQQDGMKEQDQLKPKQSRHKRNVSSAN from the exons TTTCCATTGTTATCACGGAGTGGGAAATTGGAAAGGCTTATTGAAGAATTTTCTGACGATGAAGAGGAGGGCTGTGCTATAAAGCTGCATGATATACCTGGTGGACCAAATGCCTTTGAACTTGCAGCCAAGTTTTGTTATGGAGTAAAAGTAGAGTTGACTGCTGCAAATGTTGTTTTTTTAAGATGTGCAGCAGAGCATCTTGAGATGACAGAAGAATATGGAGAGGGGAATCTGGTTTCTCAGACCGAGGTTTTCTTGAATCAAGTGGTGCTTCGTAGCTGGAAAGATTCTATAAAGGCACTTCAGAGCTGTGAGGATGTGCTTCCACAAGCTGAAGGATTAAATATTGTAAAAAGATGTGTTGATTCTGTAGCCACCAAAGCTTGCACAGATCCAAACTTGTTTGGATGGCCTATGATGGAGCATGGAGCCATGCAAAGTCCTGGAGGAAGTGTTCTATGGAATGGAATCAGTACAGGAGCCAGACCAAAAAATGCTAGTTCAGATTGGTGGTTTGAAGATGTCACTGGATTGAGTCTTCAGTTGTATAAGAGGCTGATTTCAGCAATGGAAGCCAGGGGTATCAAACCTGAGAATATTTCTGGATCTTTGACATTGTATGCAAAACGATATCTCCCTGGACTTAATAGGCGCCAGGGTGTTCGAGAAAATAGCAGCCGCTTTTCTGCCATTTCATTGTCTTCCACACCATCTGAAGATGATCAAAGATTTCTTCTTGAATCTATCGAGGCTATGCTGCCAATGCAAAAGGGTGTGGCATCCACCAGGTTTTTGTTTGGACTGCTGCGTACTGCAATGATTTTGAATGCAAACGCTGCTTGTAAAAGCAATCTAGAGAAAAGAATAGGGATGCAATTGGACAAGGCCTCACTGGAAGATCTTCTTGTGCCCAATTACTCCTATGCAGTGGAAACTCTGTACGATGTTGATTGTATTCACCGGATTCTAGATCATTTTCTTGTGTTGGATCAAGCATCTGAAGATGCATCTCCTTGTTCAATTGATGATGGGCAATTGATTGGTTCTCCATCACTTACACCAATTACTATGGTTGCAAAGTTGATGGATGGTTACCTTGCAGAGGTTGCACCAGATGTCAATTTGAAGCTTCCCAAATTCCAGTCGTTGGCAGCAGCACTTCCTGACTATGCTAGACCTTTGGATGATGGTCTATATCGTGCTATTGATATTTATTTAAAG GCACACCATTGGCTTACTGATTCAGAAAGAGAACAACTTTGCAGGCTTATGGATTGTCAAAAACTTTCCTTAGAGGCTTGTACTCATGCTGCACAAAATGAGAGATTGCCACTCCGGGTGGTGGTTCAAGTGTTGTTCTTTGAGCAATTACAGTTACGGACTTCTATTGCAGGTTGCTTTCTAGTCTCAGACAACCTTGACACTTCTAGGGCCCTGAGACAtaatgttcctatctccaatgaagGGGCCATACAACCATCAGCTATGCGTGGAGAAGGCTGGGCCAATGCAGTAAGGGAAAACCAGGTTCTTAAAGTGGGGATGGATAATATGAGATTGCGTGTTTCTGAACTTGAAAAAGAATGTTCTAGCATGAAACAAGAGATTCAGAAGTTAGGCAAAGGCAAAGGCCCATGGAATTCAGTTTCAAAGATGTTTGGATTTAGGATTAAATCTCAATTTTGCACCACACAAGAAGCCGCTATCAGCAGTCAACAAGATGGTATGAAAGAACAGGACCAGCTTAAGCCAAAACAATCACGACACAAGCGAAATGTATCTTCTGCAAATTAA